The following is a genomic window from Falco naumanni isolate bFalNau1 chromosome 10, bFalNau1.pat, whole genome shotgun sequence.
TGCCGCCGCCATGAACAAGAAGAAGAAGCCGTTCCTGGGCATGCCCGCGCCCCTGGGCTACGTGCCGGGGCTGGGCCGCGGGTGAGGCGCCGCTCGGCTCCCCCAGGCCTGCGCGGGCCCGGCCTCGGCCTTCCCCCGGGCCCCCGGCCTCGGCCTTCCCCCGGGCCCCGGCCTCGGCGCTGCCCCtcccgggccgcccgccgccgcctgcctGGCCGGTGTGCATCACCCCCTCGGGGCAGGCCGCGGGCCCCGGTCGGGGGTTATCTCTGCGGGACGGCTCCCGGCCGCTCTTTGGGTGGGCGGGTGCGTGTGTCGGTGCGCACTGGGCACGAGTTCCTGGGTGCTCGGGACGCCGCcggctgggaagggctgtgtGCCTCCTCATCTGGGAAGCGTGTGTGTACACGGGGCTCTCTGAAAGATCGTTAAATCTGGGGGCGTTTGTGCTGGAATGGCGAGAGGcaggttttggtggtgggtgGGCACCAGCAGTTGCCCTTTGCAGGGTGTGAGTTGTGTTTGTCCTGCACTGGGGCGTTCGTGCCCTTAGGTTGGGGTGGTCCTACCGGCTGGGCCCTGGGGAGCGTTGGGCACCCGACCGTGGGGTCCTGACACGCCAGATCCCCAGCCTGCCGTGCCTTACAGCCTGCGGGGTCAGCTCCTTACCGTGACTAACTGAGAGGCACCGCTTAGAAGAGAAGGCACATCTTGCTGTAAGATGGATGGTAGAGCAGTGAGCTGGGTGATTATAGTCTTTGTAGATAAAGTTCTTCCTAGaaaaagacaggtttttttcacccAGGCTTTATGAATGTTAGGGATGGGATCTGGCTGATGCTTTTCTCACAGAAGATTGGGGATTTTTGTTGTCTGTTGTAAGTAAGAATTTTGACAGACCGTCTGTGTAACAAACGGTTGGGTTGCTGCGTGCTAAATAGCTGCTACTGGTCTATCAACACAGAGCCACAGGTTTTACCACCCGCTCTGATATTGGCCCTGCACGTGATGCCAACGACCCCGTGGATGATCGCCATGCTCCACCAGGGAAGAGGACTGTTGGGgatcaaatgaaaaagaatcagACGGCTGATGATGACGATGAAGATTTGAACGACACCAATTATGATGAGGTGATGAGTTTTTCATCATCCTGGAGATGTTTTTCCTAAGTGGAAGAGGAGTTCTTAGCTCCCTACTCTCTTGCTGTGAAACCCTCTATTAGCTGAGGTTTCAAGACCAGAATTTCCTATAGTTTGCTAGAAGCTCTttgtttttacttatttttattgagACCACGCTATACATTATGGTGTAGTGCTTGCAGATTTTTGTTGTGGGATTGGTCTGCTTATTGTGGTTTGATTATCTGTATGGATCCCTGAAAGTCTTGGGAAGACATCCGTAAATTAAATATTAGTTTGAGTACTTTGGgggatgtattttttttttattctgcacaAATGAAATCTAAGCTCTTGTGCTTTGACATATATTTGTCTTTATGTGGTCTGCATAGTGTGTTTAAATCCTACTTTGGTTAGATAAATGTTGTGctatgctttttgtttgctttcagtagtttaaaaaaagtgttaatggaagaaaatggtGTTTCTATACTGGGATCCCATTTGTTGCTTCATAGAAGTAATTTTGAagtagttttgcttttgaaatggcGTGGGAGAATAAATACTAGGGGTGGTAGAAGAAAGCTGCTTGTATTTAGGGCTGTGTTAGTCTGATGCAGTGTTAGAAATAGCCTGCTTGTGCATTTTCATTGTTCTGAGTGGCCGCTGGCTGTAGCGGGAACATAACTGGAGCTTTCAACTGAGggtactgctttttttttttttccctttctccaaaTTCTTAGTTCAATGGGTATGCTGGGAGCCTGTTCTCAAGTGGTCCCTATGAAAAAGATGATGAGGAAGCAGATGCTATTTATGCAGCTTTGGATAAGAGGATGGATGAAcgcagaaaagaaagaaggtagGATAAATTACACCAGCATAGGGTGTTCTCTGGTTAGTTCATGTTTTAGTTTTCCTCTACCTCTTCCATTTTCCAGTTCAGATTTTGTCCTTGTCTACTGGGTGCATTTTCAGAAGGGTTCAcagtttttatttggtttaataCCATACCTTTGATCCTGTGGCTCCAAGTTTTGAGGATGACCGGTATTTTGCACAACTTGATCTGAAAGTTGGTGTGATTTAATTGCTTTACTGTAGTTCATTAAGGTGATGTGGGGAGATGCTGAGTGGCTGGTTTTGACCCATCACATACTGCACAGCACGCTGGAAATTTTCTAATGATTCCACACAATTGGAATTGTTAGGAGAGTCATGTAATGCAGGTGTCTTATAAACAGGTGTTAGCGAACTTGTTAAACTGCTTAACCTGGTCTACAGGTAAGAGGAGATTAAAGACTGAAGTTGACTTGGTTGGAGACATCTGTTTTTGCACTGTTGTGGTGGTTTGAtgctggctggatgccaggtgcccaccaaagctgctctgtcactctccTCTTCAACTAGACAGGGGAGGCTCATGGGTCGAGGTAAGGACAGGGggatcactcagcaattactgttaAGGGCAAAACTGACTTGACTtagggaaattagtttaatttatcaCCAGCCAAATCAGACTAGAATAATGAGaactaaaagcaaaacttgaaaaaaaaaattcttcccctcacccctcacttcttcccaggctcaacttcattcctgaattttctgtgcttcctcCCCTTGGATGGTACAAGGGAACAGGGAATGGGGGCTACGGTCAGTTCATCACGtgatttctgctgctccttcctcctcacactcttcccctgctccagtttggggtccctcccatgggatatagttctccatgaacttctccaagACGAGTcctttccacaggctgcagttcctcATGAACTGTTCCAACTCTGTTCCCTTCCATGGGTGCCATCCTTCAggaacagcctgctccagcctgggtcccctgCAGGGCCACAGATTCTGCTAGCAAacctcctccagcctgggcttctcTCTCCACAgagccacaggtcctgccaggagctgctccaaCATGGGCTTCCTGTGGGCTCACAGCCTCCGTCGGGCACCCCTTGCACCACCAGTGTGGGGGCCTCCGTGGGCTGCGGTGGGGGATCTGCTCTCCCAtgggctccgtgggctgggggcCACAGCCTGCCTCGCTGTGGGCTTCATCACGGGCTGCCGGGGAATCTCTGCCCTGGCGCCTGGagcccctgctgcctcctcctgccctgccctgggtgtctgcagagttctCTCACATactctcactcctctctccagctgcagttgcacagacatttccccccctccccccttcttaaatacgttGTCACAGAGGCCCTGCTGCTGTCGCTGATGAGCTTGGCCTTGGCCAACGGCGGGTCTGCCTGGGAGCCTGTCTGTCACACACAGGGGAagtttctagcagcttctcacagaagccacccctgtagccctccCTCTACCAAacccttgccatgcaaacccactagAACTCTATAATGCTGTCTTATTTGGTAAGACATCTCTGTCATAATGTTGATAACCTAGGCTTggaacaaatgctttttttcatatgcCTTAGCTCTGATCagacatatttttctgtaatatcaACACTTTGTTTTAAAGACTTGCTGAGTGTTACTTTGAGCATAACCTCAGTACTCCTTTTCCTAAGGGAACAAcgagaaaaagaggaaatagaaaaataccGTATGGAGCGACCCAAAATTCAGCAGCAGTTCTCGGACttgaaagtaaggaaaaaatgtctgaaatgtgACTCTAGCTTTGTGACATATTAGAGGTGGATGTATATTCTGCATTCCTTTGCTCAGATTTTGTGTGTTAGCAAAGAAGTACTTTGTTATTCTCCAAAGTAGAATTACTTTCTGttggaaaaagaagtaaatggATGTGAAGCTGGCAGCTAGTGGTGCAGAACCTCTTCTTGGTTTGAAGCTTTCTCAAGTACTACAGTACAATAATTTCCAGTCTGTTACAGCTGCACAGTTACAGACAGTATAACTGGTATTGTTGATTTAAAGTAAGTGATACAGCAGCTTTTTAATCTGCAGTAAGTGATAAAGCAATATTTCCTCTACTGATGGCGGCATTCAGAGCGGCACTTGGTTGGTGGAAGTGGGTGTTTAGAAGCTACTTTGTAGGGATATGGGAGAGCACAGTGGTTCTGCCTGTTGAGCACTTTTCTTGTGGATACACAAGGTAGTGAAATTCATGCAAATTTTGATACtaggcttttgttttgtgctttattGTGATTTCACATCAGTTCTTGAGAAGGTGCTACACTTCAGTCTTTGAGGGACTGATAACTTGTTGGCATTGGAGTCGTAGCTGAGCAGGATCTTTGGACCCTAAATCTGCTTTTGAATAAAATGTATTGTCTAGTGATTAGTAATAAACCACTCAGTGCTGCAGGCACTGAGATTAATCTGAATATTTGCAGCACTGAACTTAATAACAAAATTGATTTGGAATCTCAGTCTGGACTAAAACCCAATTCTAATTAAATGTGTCTAATTCTTTTGTGCATtggattagaaaaaaatgtatgaccTTTGATCTTTAAGTGTTTACTTGATCTTTAAATCTTTCAAGGGGGAAGGAATTAGAgcaattaagaagaaaaaaatttctacaGCAAATAACGATGACAACTTCTGTTTGAATAGCGGAAGCTAGCAGAGGTCACGGAAGAAGAGTGGCTGAGTATTCCAGAAGTTGGTGATGCCAGGAACAAGCGTCAGAGGAACCCCCGTTATGAGAAGCTGACTCCTGTACCCGACAGcttttttgcaaagcatttaCAGTCAGGGGAGAATCACACTTCTGTGGACCCACGCCAGACGGTGAgtacaaaagcaaagctgatggAGATGTGATCCGTACTTTATGGTTAGAGATGGAGGGTAAACAGTGCAGTCGTAAGTGGGATTTGGAAAAAGAGATACTTGACTGAAAAACTTGGTGTCATTCACGTGTCTGTCAAAGGAATGACTGGATGTTAAagtcctgtgctgctggagtcTTTCAATGCACACCCATTGCCAGAGAAAACTTGAGGATAGGCAGGCAGAGCCTGGTTCTCGTGTTAGAAATGGAagaatgtgtttcttttccttttttctggcTGTAGAATGGTGATAATGAGTGTTGGTGAGTGCAACCAACATCAGTTTCTGTTATAACtacattttgcaaaaacagaagagaaaataaagttgttttaCCTAATTCTTGGTTCAACCCTGGAGcagttacattaaaaataatttgccttaCACTCAACTGAAAATTCAGTAATTTATCTTGTTGCTACATGACTTGAGGCTGCTATAGTCATAGAGTTATAGGAGAAACTGAGTGGCCCTGAAGTGGCACCAGACATCCATGGGACTTGTTTGTAGATACTCTTGTTTAAATGTGCTAGGTTTAGGTGCTTGTGCTCAAgttttttactttctgattACTTATTTCACTGACTTACTAACTTGAGTAATTACCCCCAGGTTTGCAAAACCTGTATGAGTAATGTGTTGTGATTCAGGGAAGCCACTGTTTCAGAAGCATCTATGGGGGTTTTAGCATCTCTGTCCTGTAGCCACGAGAGAAGAGCAGGTCAGCCAACAGCCTGAATTATTTCTGAGCTCTCAGAAGAGGTTTTAGGAATGTGTTTCTCTTGCTCTTGTTTTTAGCAATTTGGTGGATTGAATACTCCATATCCAGGGGGCTTGAATACTCCATACCCAGGAGGAATGACACCAGGCTTAATGACACCTGGGACAGGTGAATTGGATATGAGGAAGATTGGCCAAGCCAGGAACACCTTGATGGATATGAGGCTAAGCCAGGTAAGGATGTGGGAAGACAGGGTCTGTCACAGGTGTAACTGGGGTTGGTGGTGTGCTGCTGTTTAAAACCTGGGTTTAGAAAATCTTTAATTCTCTTGGCTGCTAGAAgaaacagctcagctgtgaaATAACTTTGTACTCCTCCCCAAATCTTATGCCCTTTGGACTAATAGAATTTCCGGAGAAATCAGTGTGTCCCTGGAAGTCTTGGTCATTATGGGAGAACAGACTGCCATGTTATACTGGAGGTGGACTTCAGGCAAACAGCACTGGTAGTTTTACCAAGAGAAGCACCTCTTCTATCCTGTGTAGAGATGCAGgacaaaatgctgaaaaatactaCTCTTAAATTGTTGTTGACTTCTgtttcattgatttttctcatcTAAATCTGGTTTCAACTAAAAAGATGGGCTTTAGCTGGCAAGGCTGTAAGACCTTTTGGTGACCGAAAGCCAAGCTGATTGTTCTCTGGGTTTTCAGTGGTACTGAATTATTAATATCATGTattttagaagcagaaaaaagctaATAAGCAAGGCTTTGTTTCCTCCTTCCTTGGTTTTGATAACAGATGGATGTCTAGGTTTCTTGTACAGCTGCAGTGTCTTTTCCAGTCTTCAGTGCACACAGGCAgactgtggggctggggatggTAATTTCAGTAGGGCTGACTTGTCTTTCCCAGGTGTCCGACTCTGTGAGTGGCCAGACTGTAGTGGACCCGAAAGGATACTTGACAGACTTGAATTCGATGATTCCCACACATGGAGGAGATATCAAGTAAGTTTAAGAAGGATTAACTGATTTATCCTCTTAGTAATGGCTGTGATCCTGCATATAAATGGAAATCTGTCTGAGCGGGTGGCTTTCAGCTagcatttaatttgtaaaagaTGCAAGGTGAATTTTTCAGGATGAATCCTTTTAACATGAGTTCTGGTATAGTCTCTGCACAGATCTATTTAGCATCTGACCTGGATGCATCAGCTGTGGGGATTGTTTCTGTTCTATCCTTGCACTAACATGCCAGAGTGATGGCAGTGTGTGACTGTCTGCCAGCCAGGAGGTAACCTGCTTAATTGTACCTGTGTACTGCTAATTTAGGCTTGATTGATGACCTTTGGAAAGCTCTTTAACCTGAAGTTTGGCACCTGTTTCATAAAGAATTGCCATTTAAGGCAAAGCGATACGTGCAAATGTTGGTGCTCATGCTTGACTTAAATCAGTGCTTGTGCTTATCAGCTTCCACCTGCAAGCGCCCAGCTATAATTTCTAAGAATCTTACTTAAGTACTTTGACCTTTTTTTGCCATCATCTCGCTGTGTTAGGGTATGTTTGTAAGCTTGTTTTGGTAGTATGTGATTTGCATCACCAGTGTGGAAGTATTGGAAGTCGCAGTTACTGTGCATCTGAGCGCGGCTGTGAGGAACTGCCTATAAAACAATGATTCAGGAGAACTGTTTGCTAGCATGCTGAAAAATTTCCTGcttgtcttttcttctcctttagtGATATCAAGAAAGCTCGTTTGCTCCTGAAATCTGTACGAGAGACCAATCCTCATCATCCGCCAGCCTGGATAGCATCAGCCCGACTGGAGGAGGTCACTGGCAAACTGCAAGTGGCTCGAAATCTCATCATGAAAGGAACGGAGATGTGTCCCAAGGTCAGAATTGCTTTGTTTCCCTGCTGATCCTTGCAGGATGGCAGGAAAAGGTGGTGGTTACGAGCAGCGTCATCTCTCTGTTAAGCCTTTATCAGGCTATATCTGATACAGCTTCACTGCCTGCAGTCTTAAAAGAACACATATGTAGCTAGAAGCTCcaattttaaattcttgttttgatgtaaaggaagatttttttcttttttccaacaGAGTGAAGATGTTTGGTTAGAAGCTGCTCGGCTTCAGCCTGGGGATACAGCCAAGGCTGTTGTGGCCCAAGCTGTCCGCCACCTTCCACAATCTGTCCGAATCTATAtaagagcagcagagctggagacagATATCCGTGCAAAGAAACGTGTCCTTAGGAAAGGTGAGAGTTTCTGCAGGGTCAGGGAGCAAGTCTGAGCCTCCCTCTGTATTGCTTTGTTCAAGATATATCCATAAGTTTAagtggttggcttttttttttgcttccttggtGAAAATACGGTTGTAATAATGTGTGCCTTAATGATGGAACTTGCTGCTGTTGAGTCAAAGGCTAGAGCTGTTGTAGTGTTTTAAAACATCCTTTGGCAGAAAGCTGCTGTTACCGAGTCGTTGCAAAATGACCTTTCACTTACCAAAAACAATTCCAACTCGATCGAAGTTAGATAGGTAGATGAAAGCAATTCAAAAATTATGTTCTAAGGAGAGAAGGGTGTTTTAACTGTCAGCTTGTGATAAATTTTGGCAAAGATACTGGACTTTGAGTTCCAGCTTGTCTGTAACCCGTTAGAGAGCACAGTGATGCCTGATGGAGGAGCTTTAGAGACCTTGGGGTTCTCATATCATTGAGCCTGGTGGGCATTGGGGTTTGCTTTAGTGTAGCGAGTTCTGTGTTCTTAACAAACAGctattttctgtgttgctcaTCTAAATCCTTGCACCCTCTGTTGTGTTGGACTTGgagattttcctcttttgtggAATTACTGTCTTTTTCCAAACGATCTCTTACAGCAGTTTGTTGTGTTGTTCTGAACCCAGTTCTTCCTCACTTGTTTATAGTATTAATTCTTTTATTACTTGAATTTACTGTGCCTGTATCAGTAGAGATTAGATGTTTCATGACTTTTGAATTCTACCAATTATGTGTCCTGACTTTAAGCTAGACAGGGAGAAGGGTCTGGATTTAATATGTTTACTAAATCATTGTGAAGCAGTCTCCAGTATTGAATGGCTTGGCTTCAAAGGAAGTAAATTGCCTTCTGCCTCTTACTATTGCATGTAAAATTGCACATCTCTGGTGAAATGACCTCTTACTGCATATGGATGAAAGGCACTTAAAGGTTCCTGGGTTTGAAGCTGTAGAAGTTCAGACATTAACTATTCAGTAGTTGTTTTAATGTGTATTGGCTAAGCAGTGCAGCATGCTTTGAAGTGTGGCTCCTGTGACACTGTTTGTCCTTCTCAAGAACAATAATAGatgctgaacagaaaaacattttcacatgaGCAGAAATAGATTTCTGAGTCCAGCTCAGGCAGGAGAGCATCTTGTGTGAAAGCGGTGACTTATACATTAAGTACCGAGTTTTGCTTTAAACATGGTGTTTGTGAAGAGAAGAACATCTTGCTTCAGTTTTTAGAGCCACCTACCTCTGATACAAAGCTGTTAGTGGAATGGAACGTGATTTAtggttttctttgcaatttCTGCCTGTTAATAGCCTCACTGTGCTCCTCTGCTATGTGGGGAACATTAGTAATGCTGTGCTTGGAGCTGTTTGTACATCCAGTCTTAAGATAAGTGGCAGTTTAACCCATTATTTCtcctaaattaaaaaagactGACTGTCAAGTAATGTCACTGAAGTGTGGTCTTTCAGAATGTGTCTCGTCTGTTGGCTGTGTGCATTCCTAACGTCCTGCAGAACCTGTGGAGTTTTGAAAACCTCTCTGACTGGAGAGCCAGTAAGCTGTGTTTAAAATGCACTTTGAGGTGTAAAAACGGAATGCTTTATCTATGAAAACAGGGTCTGTCCTGCTGAGTGATGCTTTCAGCTCTTGCAGGCTGATACTGTTCACTTAAATTCTTCAGAaagatctgctgctgcagactcTAGGGGAAACGGTTAATGCCTGAATCCTCAGTGCACActgtaaatgtgtgtgtttctgtagaACTGGGATGTGCTCTGAAGTTGAGGCTCAGCGGTGTGCCTCTGCCTTTGAAAGGATCAGCTGTGCCTAGCAGCCTAGCTAAGTTTCTGAATAGATTTAGATCCCTCTTCCCACCCGTTTCTGTGGTCCTGCAGTTATGCTTGCTTTATTGACAAAGGATGTGCTCAGTCCTCTCTCACTATAGTGCGTTTGTGTACAATCACCATGGAAACAGTGAAACTAACACTGCAGTGCAGCTAATGCTAGTCATCTGTGGCGTAAGTTGTAGTGACAAAAGAATAAGAAACCTCCCTTAGTTTCTCGGTGTATCTTCAAGATAGGAGGTTAtgaggagacaggctgagaaaagTTGTTGAGATGTTAATGTTTCAGACAGCACATGGAGGACAGTCTGCAGAGGATACAGTTTCTATCAGGAGCAGCTAACTCTTGGACAAGATTAAGGATGCTTAATTAGACTCTTAATTGGGTGGAGCCCATGGTGGATTGCTGAAAAAACACTTTGGGTTCAGTGGCTTAGGGTGCTAGTGTCAGCGATGCCTTTGAGCTTTTGTGCATcgttctgttttatttttgtgtagcGGGCCAATAACTTTCTGGGAAGCTGTCTGTTAAGCTGTCAGGAGATGCCTATGGGAAAACTCAATTGTGAAGGGACAGTTTCAACATCTAAGGGGCAAGGTTGTGGTATTAATTAGTGTTGAAGATGCTCCCTTTTTTATAAAGGGAGACCCAGTGTGATTAGGCTATCCAATTTGAAGATCCTACTTGTGCTTATTTGTTGAGACTGGAGGCTTTGTTCAGCTAGGTGTTTTACTGAAGAGGATGCAATTACAGCTTGTACAGGGAAAAAGCTCTTGGCTCTCCAAACCTGTTTTTGATTAAgtaggttttttattttctgattttaagtTCTCTTGTTGAGGGAAGAGATAATAAGTATAGttccctcccttctctctttCAAGAAATTTCATCTGTAGCAGGACAAAACCTTTACTACGTCCTCTTTAAAAAATCCAGTTCTCTTTGGAAAACTGCTTTGTCATGACTGACATAATTGTTTTGCCTCTCTAGCTCTTGAGCATGTTCCAAATTCAGTGCGTTTGTGGAAAGCAGCTGTGGAGTTAGAAGAACCTGAGGATGCCAGGATCATGCTGAGTCGGGCTGTGGAGTGCTGTCCGACAAGCGTTGAAGTaagttttcaaaaagtaaaataaagcaacCCCCTTACACACCACTTTAGGTTGGCAGTAGAGCTTTGAAGACAAAAGGCAGGGTGAGTGCAGTGTGAGTTGTACCACACACTTTATGCCACAGTGAGAAGGGTGTGATGGGTAGTGGACTACCCTTTTTTTCTCCGGAGTTAATTATCTGGTTGTCATTATATGCCTCATTTTCCTGTGTAATTGTTAAATTAGTGATGCCggtgtgctgctgtgccagttGTAGCCACTTAGCCATGTTCGTGTTCTGTTTAGCGCCTCAATGATTGTGAAAACAAGCACAGATACAGCCTGGGGAATCTAAACCAAAGTTGCTTGTTTCTAAAACGCTGATCCAGAGTGTTCTATTCAGCTGTTTGAAAAGCGAtgtgaacagaaaaatgtgagtGCAGGAGCCCAGCAAACGGACATATCTTGAGATGATTAGAGTTAAGCTTTAAGGGCAGTAGTAGGctatttctattctatttctCTGTTGGTATTCCGCAGCCTGCTTATACTACTTGAGGACAGTTGCCAAGCAGAAGCAAACAACATAAAGCTGCTTATCTCTTTGGGGCAACACTGCCATAGGGCGGCGTTGTCATCTCCTTGTTCTAATCTGAAATGCATCTTTTGTTGCCCTGCAGCTGTGGCTTGCGCTGGCAAGACTGGAGACGTACGAGAATGCTCGTAAAGTCCTTAACAAAGCCCGTGAGAATATTCCAACAGATCGTCACATCTGGATTACTGCTGCCAAACTGGAGGAAGCCAATGGAAACACCCAGATGGTGGAGAAAATCATTGACAGAGCCATCACATCTCTTAGGGCTAACGGTGTGGAAATCAACAGAGAGCAATGGATACAGGTATTTGCTTGATCTTGGTTAGAGACCCAGATGGACTCTTCAGGTTCTGTTTTGAAGACCGCTGATGGTAGAT
Proteins encoded in this region:
- the PRPF6 gene encoding pre-mRNA-processing factor 6 isoform X1, producing MNKKKKPFLGMPAPLGYVPGLGRGATGFTTRSDIGPARDANDPVDDRHAPPGKRTVGDQMKKNQTADDDDEDLNDTNYDEFNGYAGSLFSSGPYEKDDEEADAIYAALDKRMDERRKERREQREKEEIEKYRMERPKIQQQFSDLKRKLAEVTEEEWLSIPEVGDARNKRQRNPRYEKLTPVPDSFFAKHLQSGENHTSVDPRQTQFGGLNTPYPGGLNTPYPGGMTPGLMTPGTGELDMRKIGQARNTLMDMRLSQVSDSVSGQTVVDPKGYLTDLNSMIPTHGGDINDIKKARLLLKSVRETNPHHPPAWIASARLEEVTGKLQVARNLIMKGTEMCPKSEDVWLEAARLQPGDTAKAVVAQAVRHLPQSVRIYIRAAELETDIRAKKRVLRKALEHVPNSVRLWKAAVELEEPEDARIMLSRAVECCPTSVELWLALARLETYENARKVLNKARENIPTDRHIWITAAKLEEANGNTQMVEKIIDRAITSLRANGVEINREQWIQDAEECDKAGSVATCQAIMRAVIGIGIEEEDRKHTWMEDADSCVAHNALECARAIYAYALQVFPSKKSVWLRAAYFEKNHGTRESLEALLQRAVAHCPKAEVLWLMGAKSKWLAGDVPAARSILALAFQANPNSEEIWLAAVKLESENNEYERARRLLAKARSSAPTARVFMKSVKLEWVLGNIAAAQELCEEALKHYEDFPKLWMMKGQIEEQKELVEKAREAYNQGLKKCPHSIPLWLLLSRLEEKVGQLTRARAILEKSRLKNPKNPDLWLESVRLEYRAGLKNIANTLMAKALQECPNSGILWSEAIFLEARPQRKTKSVDALKKCEHDPHVLLAVAKLFWSERKITKAREWFHRTVKIDSDLGDAWAFFYKFELQHGTEEQQEEVRKRCENAEPRHGELWCDVSKDIENWQKKIGEILVLVAAKLKNTF
- the PRPF6 gene encoding pre-mRNA-processing factor 6 isoform X2; its protein translation is MNKKKKPFLGMPAPLGYVPGLGRGATGFTTRSDIGPARDANDPVDDRHAPPGKRTVGDQMKKNQTADDDDEDLNDTNYDEFNGYAGSLFSSGPYEKDDEEADAIYAALDKRMDERRKERREQREKEEIEKYRMERPKIQQQFSDLKRKLAEVTEEEWLSIPEVGDARNKRQRNPRYEKLTPVPDSFFAKHLQSGENHTSVDPRQTQFGGLNTPYPGGLNTPYPGGMTPGLMTPGTGELDMRKIGQARNTLMDMRLSQVSDSVSGQTVVDPKGYLTDLNSMIPTHGGDINDIKKARLLLKSVRETNPHHPPAWIASARLEEVTGKLQVARNLIMKGTEMCPKSEDVWLEAARLQPGDTAKAVVAQAVRHLPQSVRIYIRAAELETDIRAKKRVLRKALEHVPNSVRLWKAAVELEEPEDARIMLSRAVECCPTSVELWLALARLETYENARKVLNKARENIPTDRHIWITAAKLEEANGNTQMVEKIIDRAITSLRANGVEINREQWIQDAEECDKAGSVATCQAIMRAVIGIGIEEEDRKHTWMEDADSCVAHNALECARAIYAYALQVFPSKKSVWLRAAYFEKNHGTRESLEALLQRAVAHCPKAEVLWLMGAKSKWLAGDVPAARSILALAFQANPNSEEIWLAAVKLESENNEYERARRLLAKARSSAPTARVFMKSVKLEWVLGNIAAAQELCEEALKHYEDFPKLWMMKGQIEEQKELVEKAREAYNQGLKKCPHSIPLWLLLSRLEEKVGQLTRARAILEKSRLKNPKNPDLWLESVRLEYRAGLKNIANTLMAKALQECPNSGILWSEAIFLEARPQRKTKSVDALKKCEHDPHVLLAVAKLFWWVWDCSTDNTFTQSSFPGLGIGTQMAGFLSLERVFGVLSGEPGLFKIFRMF